Proteins from a single region of Carassius carassius chromosome 25, fCarCar2.1, whole genome shotgun sequence:
- the LOC132104196 gene encoding protein lifeguard 1-like: MSQDKPNYPIMGENNPLHNSVYGPPKIDAFGMPPPNYSQGPGAPPYAAPGPYAQPGYEQPPAPGFGPSPYPQGPYVQGPYVQGPYVQGPYPQSPYQQGPGQPAFGVDPNASVESPGYHGGDGPPSYDGNDEFVNFGWEDKSIRRAFIRKVFMVLTVQLLITFSFVAVFTFVTDVKVFVRRNKWTYYVSYVVFFVSLIVLSCCGEFRRKHPWNLVALSILTLSLSYMVGMIASFHNTDAVIMAVGITAVVCFTVVLFSLQSKYDFTSCYGVLFVCMIVLLLASLLCIFIQNKILHIVYASLGALLFTCFLAVDTQLLLGNKKLSISPEEYVFAALNLYTDIINIFLYILALVGHTKE; encoded by the exons ATGTCCCAGGACAAGCCAAACTATCCTATAATGGGGGAGAATAACCCCCTTCACAACAGTGTCTATGGGCCACCCAAAATTGATGCTTTTGGAATGCCTCCACCCAACTATAGCCAGGGTCCAGGGGCACCTCCGTATGCAGCACCAGGACCTTACGCCCAGCCCGGTTACGAGCAGCCTCCGGCACCAGGTTTTGGCCCTAGTCCGTACCCACAGGGGCCCTATGTTCAGGGTCCCTATGTTCAGGGGCCCTATGTTCAGGGGCCATACCCTCAGAGTCCATACCAGCAGGGGCCCGGCCAGCCTGCCTTTGGTGTAGATCCTAATG cttCTGTGGAGAGCCCTGGATACCACGGTGGAGATGGACCCCCCTCTTACGATGGCAATGATGAGTTTGTGAACTTTGGCTGGGAAGATAAGAGTATCCGACGGGCCTTTATTAGAAAG GTGTTTATGGTCTTGACCGTGCAGCTGTTGATCACCTTCTCTTTTGTTGCCGTTTTCACCTTTGTAACTGATGTCAAAGTGTTTGTACGGAGAAATAAGTGGACGTACTATGTGTCCTACGTTGTCTTCTTTGTTTCACTGATCGTTCTCAGCTGCTGTGGAGAGTTTCGCCGCAAACACCCATGGAACCTGGTGGCACTG TCCATCTTGACCCTGAGTCTGTCCTATATGGTTGGAATGATTGCCAGCTTCCATAATACAGATGCAGTTATCATGGCAGTTGGCATCACTGCGGTGGTCTGTTTCACAGTTGTGCTTTTCTCACTGCAG AGCAAATATGACTTCACTTCCTGCTATGGTGTTCTTTTTGTCTGTATGATTGTCCTGCTCCTGGCCTCTCTCCTCTGCATcttcatccaaaataaaattcTCCACATTGTCTACGCCTCGCTCGGGGCCCTGCTGTTCACTTGT TTCCTGGCTGTGGACACCCAGCTTCTCCTGGGCAACAAGAAGTTGTCCATTAGCCCAGAGGAATACGTCTTTGCAGCTCTTAACCTTTACACTGACATCATCAACATCTTCCTTTACATCCTAGCCCTTGTGGGTCATACCAAGGAATGA